AGTAGGAACCGTTCTTCTCTATCACATATGATATCTCCACATCAAAAGGTTCATCGTTTACAACATAGAATCCAGCTTCAACCCCAACCGCGTAGTCACACCCGGGCTCGAAGCAACCCTTAGCACGCTCGAGAGCACCTTTTAATATTTCATCCAGCCCTAAGGGTTGAGGGGGCACACTGGTTGGCACTTTCTTAGGAATTATCTTGGATACAGTGAAAAATTCTTCGAAGGCGGCTCTGACACCCTTTATCTTAACAGGGTTTAAAGACCCAATGCACAGCGTTATACTCATAGAATTAACCCTTGAAAAACCTAAATTAGTTTCACAGGAAATATATCTTTTTAGGGATCCTATGAAGGTTTATGTCGGGACGAGTGGTTGGCTATACGATTGGAATGAAGAAGCTACTTTGGACTGGTATGTTGAATTCAGCGGGCTGAATGCTGTCGAATTAAATGCCAGCTTCTATAGGTTTCCATTCCCTAATCAGGTGAAAGCGTGGATTAGGAAGTCTAAGGATCTAAGATGGTCTGTGAAAACACATAGAAGCATTACGCACTTGAGGAAGCTCAAGCCTGAGGCTCTGAATACTTGGGAGAAATTCAGAGAACGTTTCAAACCCTTGGACGATAAAATAGATTTCTATCTTTTCCAACTCCCACCGAATTTCTCCTGTAAGGGGGAGAATTTATCAGGCATAGAGAGATTCTACGTGTCAACCGGATTGGGAAGAAGATTTGCTATCGAGTTTAGGCATTCAACGTGTTTTAACAGTGGTGTCGCGAAATGGGGAGAGAAGCTTGGTCTCACTATAGTTTCCATAGATGCACCAGTAGCCAGGTGGGTAGTAGCCACGAATAACGTGCTCTACATGCGGCTACACGGATCAACAGACTGGTATGGCTATGAATACTCGAAAGAGGAGCTCGCCGAAATAGTCAAGCAAATCATAGATCTACAGCCTGAAATTGTTTACGTTTTCTTCAACAATGACCACTGGATGCTGGAAAACGCGAGGCTGATGAAAAACCTTCTTGAGCATCGGTAAAGGACTACGTCTTCTCAAAACATGTTACTTTCTCAAAGCCGGAGTTCTCGCTGGCTCTGAAATACTTTTTAAACAAAGGTCCAACCTCGTCGAGTACTTCATCGAGATGCTTAAGGGCATCTATGAGTTTGATAACAGAGTCTTTAACCAGTCTCTTCCTCGGGATAAGGAAATCATACTCCTCCCATGTTAACGGAATGAAGTCGAGGCCGAGTAATTCCGCTACATAACCTACTGCTAAGCCCGCATCAGCCCTCCCCTGCTTAATCGCTGTTGCTACGGCCGTGTGTGTTTTAACCTCGTAAGTGTATCCGTTAACTATCTTGCTGATCTTGCTGGGGTCTAACCCCTTTAAACTAGCGATTCTTTTCAACGCCATGTCGAGATACACACGGATTCCGGATCCCTTACTCCTATTCACAATCCTGACATCGGTTCTTAGAAAATCCTCTATGGAAGTGATGTTTTTGGGGTTGCCTTTCCCTACTATAATTCCTATGAGCCTGTCATAACCTCTGATCAAAACGGCTTTATCCTCGAGCCCATACTTCTTGAGAAACGGAGTATTATAGCACCCGGTCTCTTCATCTAGCAAGTGAGTAGGAGCAACGTCGGCCTCACCTCTCGCCACAGCTTTCCAGCCACCGGTGCTACCCACGTTGAGAATTCTTGAAGTGCTAGCTAATCCTTTGAGCCTCAGTATCTCCGTTAACAAGGGATCATTACTGCCTATCACGTTTAACCTGGTTTTCTCGGGTAGATCGCGGAAAAGGTAAACTCTTACTTGTTCACCCTCCATGACAACATCCACGCTTTCTTTCACTTCCACAAACCCATCGCTGAGTATTAGGGGTGATATGGCACCGCTACTCATAGAAACAGGGTAGGCGGCATAATTGTTTTCAGACTCAGTCAACATGACAGGTATTAGCCACGTCTTACCAACCTGTTTCCTTATCTGAATAGGTATTACAGCATCAATAGTTTTGACGTTGTACAATGCCCCAGTGTAGAGTTTTACAATCTCACTAACAACTCTCACGAGAATCATGTAACACGAGAGCGGGAAACCTGGCAGACCTATCAAGAGTTTCTTATTGCTCGTTGCTATAACCGTGGGCTTACCAGGCTTTGTTTTCAAACCGTGGACAAGTATTTCCCCTATATCGCTAAACACTCTATAAACCAGGTCTGAAAGACCCGCGCTTGTTCCACCGCTTGTGAACACCATGTCATACTTCTTTAAAGCATCTTGAACCCTATTCCTAATCACATCATAATCATCGGGGAGTAGCCCCCCGTAGTAAGCTTCGACACCATGCTCCATTAGGTAAGAAGTTATCAAGGTACCGTTGACATCGTATACTTTTCCAGCCTCTAGGATACTCCCTGGTTCAACAACTTCCTCGCCTGTTGAAAACACTATCGCCTTAGGCTTCTTGAAGACCTCGACTTCATTAATCCCTAAACCAGCAAGCAAGGCTAGGTGACCGTGGTTGAGCAGTGTTCCTTTGAAAAGCACAAGGTCTCCTGAAGATATATCGCTCCCGGCTGTTGAAATATTTTCTCCGGGAGGAGTCGCTCTATAAACCTTCAAAACACTCTCGTCTCTTTCAACATGTTCCTCCATAACCACACTATCGTAGCCTCTCGGGATCATTGCTCCAGTCGCAACCTCTACGGCGTCTTTCACCCCGGCCTCTAAAACAGGTTTTTCACCCGGCTTTACACGCCCCTTTATCTTCAGGTAAACAGGTGATAGCTCGTCGCTCCATTCTACGTCAACGCTTCTAACAGCGTAGCCGTCTACCTCGCTTCTGTCGAAGGGAGGGTGGTCTATTGGCGAGTAAACATCCTTGGCTAAAACCCGGTGTAAGGCATTGGATAATGAGACTTTTTCAACCCCGGGCGGGCGTGGATTTATTTTTTCAATAACCAACCTGATAGCCTCATCAGGATCGACCAGTGCGTGAAAAATCTTCCTGCTCATAGCCAACTCCTTTTAAACAGTCATGTAATTAATGGATTTGGTAAGGTTAAATCTTTTAAAGAGGATTAAAATGCGCGTCGAGGAACTAATGAGCAAGGGATTGCCTGAGAGTTATGTGAGACTTCTGGCGAGAGAAGGTATTGTAGCGTTGAACCCTGTTCAGGCGGATGCTGTTAATAAGGGTGTCTTGGAAGGCAGGAACCTGGTGGTTTCAACCCCAACTGCCAGCGGTAAGACATTGATCGCGGAAATGCTCCTGGTTAAAACTGTTTTAAACGAGGGGATCGGGGTCTACCTTACACCGTTAAAAGCGCTCGCGAGCGAGAAGCATCGAGAGTTTAGCAGGCTCTCCCAGATCGGACTTAAAACAGGCATCACGACCGGTGATTACGATAATCCGGCCGAGGAACTAGGGGATTACGATATCATTGTAGCCACGTACGAAAGGTTTGACAGTCTTCTAAGGCTGAAACCCAGTTGGATTAGCAGGGTAAAAGCCATAGTTATCGATGAAATGCACACCATAGGGGATCCTGACAGAGGCCCTATCATAGAAATGATTGTTGCCAGAGCTTTGAAAGCAGGCGTTCAAATTCTTGGGCTAAGCGCCACGATCGGGAATCCGCACCAGCTAGCCGAGTGGATTAAGGGAGGACTTGTGGATGCTCCCTGGAGGCCTGTGAGGCTGGTTGAAGGATACTACTCTAAGAGCTCCAAGAAAATAATCTTCGATAACGGAGTGGAGGAGAGCGTGGAGGTCATTACTGGTGATAGGATACTTGACATAGTGCTTCACAATTTAGGAATGGATTATCAAACAATTGTCTTCATTCACAACAGGAGAAAAGTCGAAGAATATGCTGAGAAAGTAAGCCATAGACTCCCACCTATTCCTGATGACGAGATAGAAGATTTCACTTCTCAACTTTCAGACGATCCCAGCACTATGGAGAGGGAGGCTCTAACGAGCTTGTTGAAAAAAGGAGTGGGTTATCACCACGCGGGTTTGTCGACCGTGGGGAGAAGAGTAGTCGAGGAAGCGTTCCGAAGTAGAGTGTTGAAGGTAGTTTTCGCAACCCCAACTCTTGCAGCTGGCGTGAACCTGCCGGCCCGCAGGGTGGTTGTATCCGTTAAACGCTACGATGCGTCAAAGGGGAGAATGGTAAACATTACCGTGAGCGAGTACAAGCAAATGGCTGGAAGAGCGGGGAGGCCGAGGTATGACAGGGTAGGCGAGAGCATAATAGTTGATGCTTCAAGCGATAAGGAGGCACTGGCCTTCCTGAAGGGGCGTCCGGAGGAAGTGAGAGGAAAGCTGGCTAGTTCTAGGAATCTGAGGATTCACGCCTTATCCTTGCTGGCTTCCGGAGAGGCGGCGAGTATTGAAGAATTAAGCGAAACATTCTGGTTAACATTTTCCGCTTATTACGCGGGTTCGAAAGAGTTTCTCAAGTCTTTTATGGAGGAGACAATCAATTATCTGCTAAACACGAACATGGTGGTTGAAAAGAATGGGTTCTTAGAGCCAACAAACCTGGGTAAAATCACTTCTTACACTTACTTGGATCCGGCAACCGTGGATACTTGGAGAAGGAATAAGCCACCGTTGCCCTCAGACGTATACATCTTGCACGTGGTAACATTAACCCCTGATTTCTCGAGGAGTTCACCATACATACCGAGTAAAATTATCGAGGAGTTTGAAGAAGACGCTCTGGAAATGGGCAGGCATGGAACTATACCATCTCCCGGTAAGGTGGAGGTTGAATATGATGAATGGTTAGCGAGCTATGTTTACGCAATGATATTAATGGACTGGATAAATGAAACCCCAGAAGATGAGATAATTAGAAAGTACTCGATAGGTCCCGGAGACTTGTTCAACATTAAGGAGACAGCCACATGGATAGTCTCATCCCTTGCTAAAATAGAGAGCGTATTAGGTAATAGGATGATGGCTAAGCATTTACAGAAGCTTTCCATGAGGATTGAAGAGGGAGTTAAAGAGGATGCATTGGAATTAACACGTGTTGAAAATATAGGGAGGATTAGGGCTAGAATACTGATCGAAAACGGAATTAAAAGTATTAACGACCTAGCCGAGACCCCGCTGGAAAAACTCTCTTCACTCCCCAGGTTTGGACCTAGAGTTGCACGTTCTATTAAAGAATGGTTAAGGAGAAGGGGATACTCTGTTAAAGACTATTAAGGGTTTGCTCAAAACAACAGTTTCAATACTCTAGAAAAAGCGCTGAAATCTCGTTAATCAGCTGTTAGATGGCGAATAGTAATCCCTTTATATTCACTACTGTGAAATTATTTTTGGGTGAATTTTTGAACGAGAACCTGATCATCATAGATAATCCTTTGGCCAAGTACTATCTTACTATGCTACGTAGAAGAGACACCAAGCCAGCTGTTTACAGGGACTATGTTAAGAAAATAGGCTACATAATAGGCTACGAAGTCTCAAGGCTTTTGAAGTGGAAACCCGTATTCGTAGAAACATCAGTCGCTAGAACAGAGGGAATCGTCCCGGGGAAACAGGTCTACATTATAGGGGTTTTAGGCGCGTCTATACCCTTAATGCATGGGATTTGGGAGGCACTCCCCTGGGCGGGTCTTGGAATAGTTGCTGCGAGGAGGTTTAAGGTTGAGAACAAGGTTCTTGTTCGACTATATTATGAACGAGTTCCCCAAGATCTCTCGGAGTATACAGCCATAGCAGTGGATCCTACCTTGGCGACAGGTAATACTATGATAAAAGTTCTAGAGAAGCTTGATGAACTGAAATGTAAGGATTACCTTGTAGCCACTATAATAGCGTCAAAACCCGGCCTCGAAAACTTGTGGAAGAGGT
This is a stretch of genomic DNA from Thermosphaera aggregans DSM 11486. It encodes these proteins:
- the yjjX gene encoding inosine/xanthosine triphosphatase → MSITLCIGSLNPVKIKGVRAAFEEFFTVSKIIPKKVPTSVPPQPLGLDEILKGALERAKGCFEPGCDYAVGVEAGFYVVNDEPFDVEISYVIEKNGSYSYGFSPSFPVPRRFYEWILTGKYKELEEAVEYLTGVERIGEKQGFIGFLTKGRLERYVLSYAATIMALVKLLNKELYGLI
- a CDS encoding DEAD/DEAH box helicase; translated protein: MDLVRLNLLKRIKMRVEELMSKGLPESYVRLLAREGIVALNPVQADAVNKGVLEGRNLVVSTPTASGKTLIAEMLLVKTVLNEGIGVYLTPLKALASEKHREFSRLSQIGLKTGITTGDYDNPAEELGDYDIIVATYERFDSLLRLKPSWISRVKAIVIDEMHTIGDPDRGPIIEMIVARALKAGVQILGLSATIGNPHQLAEWIKGGLVDAPWRPVRLVEGYYSKSSKKIIFDNGVEESVEVITGDRILDIVLHNLGMDYQTIVFIHNRRKVEEYAEKVSHRLPPIPDDEIEDFTSQLSDDPSTMEREALTSLLKKGVGYHHAGLSTVGRRVVEEAFRSRVLKVVFATPTLAAGVNLPARRVVVSVKRYDASKGRMVNITVSEYKQMAGRAGRPRYDRVGESIIVDASSDKEALAFLKGRPEEVRGKLASSRNLRIHALSLLASGEAASIEELSETFWLTFSAYYAGSKEFLKSFMEETINYLLNTNMVVEKNGFLEPTNLGKITSYTYLDPATVDTWRRNKPPLPSDVYILHVVTLTPDFSRSSPYIPSKIIEEFEEDALEMGRHGTIPSPGKVEVEYDEWLASYVYAMILMDWINETPEDEIIRKYSIGPGDLFNIKETATWIVSSLAKIESVLGNRMMAKHLQKLSMRIEEGVKEDALELTRVENIGRIRARILIENGIKSINDLAETPLEKLSSLPRFGPRVARSIKEWLRRRGYSVKDY
- a CDS encoding DUF72 domain-containing protein, coding for MKVYVGTSGWLYDWNEEATLDWYVEFSGLNAVELNASFYRFPFPNQVKAWIRKSKDLRWSVKTHRSITHLRKLKPEALNTWEKFRERFKPLDDKIDFYLFQLPPNFSCKGENLSGIERFYVSTGLGRRFAIEFRHSTCFNSGVAKWGEKLGLTIVSIDAPVARWVVATNNVLYMRLHGSTDWYGYEYSKEELAEIVKQIIDLQPEIVYVFFNNDHWMLENARLMKNLLEHR
- the upp gene encoding uracil phosphoribosyltransferase, giving the protein MNENLIIIDNPLAKYYLTMLRRRDTKPAVYRDYVKKIGYIIGYEVSRLLKWKPVFVETSVARTEGIVPGKQVYIIGVLGASIPLMHGIWEALPWAGLGIVAARRFKVENKVLVRLYYERVPQDLSEYTAIAVDPTLATGNTMIKVLEKLDELKCKDYLVATIIASKPGLENLWKRFPGVRVIALSVDPVLNQEFFIVPGIGDAGDRSLSSDEF
- a CDS encoding molybdopterin biosynthesis protein, with translation MSRKIFHALVDPDEAIRLVIEKINPRPPGVEKVSLSNALHRVLAKDVYSPIDHPPFDRSEVDGYAVRSVDVEWSDELSPVYLKIKGRVKPGEKPVLEAGVKDAVEVATGAMIPRGYDSVVMEEHVERDESVLKVYRATPPGENISTAGSDISSGDLVLFKGTLLNHGHLALLAGLGINEVEVFKKPKAIVFSTGEEVVEPGSILEAGKVYDVNGTLITSYLMEHGVEAYYGGLLPDDYDVIRNRVQDALKKYDMVFTSGGTSAGLSDLVYRVFSDIGEILVHGLKTKPGKPTVIATSNKKLLIGLPGFPLSCYMILVRVVSEIVKLYTGALYNVKTIDAVIPIQIRKQVGKTWLIPVMLTESENNYAAYPVSMSSGAISPLILSDGFVEVKESVDVVMEGEQVRVYLFRDLPEKTRLNVIGSNDPLLTEILRLKGLASTSRILNVGSTGGWKAVARGEADVAPTHLLDEETGCYNTPFLKKYGLEDKAVLIRGYDRLIGIIVGKGNPKNITSIEDFLRTDVRIVNRSKGSGIRVYLDMALKRIASLKGLDPSKISKIVNGYTYEVKTHTAVATAIKQGRADAGLAVGYVAELLGLDFIPLTWEEYDFLIPRKRLVKDSVIKLIDALKHLDEVLDEVGPLFKKYFRASENSGFEKVTCFEKT